One Sphingobacteruim zhuxiongii DNA window includes the following coding sequences:
- a CDS encoding helix-turn-helix domain-containing protein — protein sequence MCRLISPLICLLCTISLAWAQPSNFEEAYASSSRLFNNSDVAGSERFEDVLFKAAETDEQKLRAYNLNSKIQHSLGNSANAIYYATVGEKLAHLTGYKDWRAIFSKMLATNFRELGLFEQSREHLQTAERMCQLIDNPSRLATIKVELFQEKAQYRMNTYSYRSALIFLDSAKAIIDSQLKTSVDIRLIRAANYHLQGVCEMELGNSRAASEYMYLSKDLLRDSDLTIIPYINRGLAEFYLREENLDSCKHYLDKTSLSVKTSGRLRLKELYYKTSADYFSIVGDFPLAIEYLKKQNALVADRHLVAQQISSRIIMDFRNESQRNSKFKLLFWWCVSAVSVVLLLVFIYQFRFNNSKRKGKPKNIEKPFDLPAKESAVLSSTLATATEPPNAESELNIAIETETRLIRELSELEQENFFLDRDITLNKLAGKLSSNQKYVSHIIKKYRNLDFNDYLQHKKINYLLERIASDPAFLDYKLAYLAELSGFSSHSKFTTAFKSVIGKTPSQYIDELRKEKQ from the coding sequence ATGTGTAGGTTAATTTCTCCTTTAATTTGTTTGTTATGTACGATTTCTCTTGCTTGGGCACAGCCTTCGAATTTTGAGGAAGCCTATGCTAGCAGTTCTCGATTATTTAATAATTCCGATGTGGCCGGATCGGAGCGTTTTGAAGACGTACTTTTTAAAGCTGCAGAGACCGACGAGCAGAAGTTACGTGCCTACAATTTAAATAGTAAGATTCAACATAGCTTGGGAAATAGTGCTAATGCGATATATTACGCGACGGTCGGTGAGAAGTTAGCACATTTGACTGGGTATAAGGACTGGCGTGCGATATTTTCGAAAATGCTGGCTACGAATTTTCGGGAGTTAGGACTTTTCGAACAATCTAGAGAGCATCTGCAAACCGCCGAACGGATGTGTCAGTTAATAGATAATCCAAGTCGACTTGCGACGATAAAAGTAGAACTCTTCCAAGAGAAAGCGCAATACCGAATGAATACCTACAGCTATCGGAGTGCACTCATATTCTTGGATAGTGCTAAAGCAATCATTGACAGTCAGCTGAAAACGAGTGTTGACATTCGTCTTATTCGCGCGGCGAACTACCATTTGCAAGGTGTTTGCGAGATGGAATTGGGAAACTCGAGAGCAGCAAGCGAGTATATGTACCTTTCTAAAGATTTACTGCGCGATAGTGATTTAACGATTATCCCTTATATCAACCGTGGCTTAGCCGAGTTTTATCTTCGGGAAGAAAATCTCGACTCCTGTAAACATTATCTTGATAAGACCTCTTTATCGGTTAAAACGTCGGGTCGACTACGATTGAAAGAACTTTATTATAAAACAAGCGCGGATTACTTTTCTATCGTTGGTGATTTTCCTTTGGCAATCGAATACCTTAAGAAGCAGAATGCCCTGGTTGCAGATCGTCATTTGGTCGCACAGCAGATTTCTTCGCGTATCATCATGGATTTTCGAAACGAGAGTCAACGAAATAGTAAATTTAAACTGTTGTTCTGGTGGTGTGTGTCTGCGGTCTCCGTTGTACTCTTATTGGTATTCATCTATCAATTTCGCTTTAACAATAGCAAGCGGAAGGGAAAACCAAAGAATATAGAGAAGCCTTTTGATTTGCCGGCAAAGGAGAGTGCTGTGCTCAGTTCTACGCTAGCTACGGCTACCGAGCCGCCTAATGCGGAGTCCGAGCTAAATATCGCCATAGAGACGGAGACGCGCCTAATTCGGGAACTTTCGGAATTGGAGCAAGAGAACTTTTTTCTGGATCGCGATATTACCCTGAATAAGCTTGCCGGTAAGCTTAGTTCGAATCAGAAATATGTCTCTCATATCATCAAGAAATATAGAAACCTAGACTTTAACGACTATCTGCAACATAAGAAGATTAATTATTTACTGGAAAGGATAGCGAGTGATCCAGCTTTCCTAGATTATAAGTTGGCTTACCTCGCCGAATTATCTGGTTTTTCTTCGCATAGTAAATTTACCACAGCATTTAAATCGGTTATTGGAAAAACTCCATCCCAATATATCGATGAACTCCGAAAAGAAAAGCAGTAA
- a CDS encoding helix-turn-helix domain-containing protein — translation MIFYLLYFAIVIICTLGLQISRYIPNKSDTDKLAQVFLIILLIHTIHAAIFRDLLPGLVYVDRTAPFGLIYGPILYFTFCSIEQRNVTKRQMLLHGIPFILGLVGHLVFISSYTFRMTYRMEYYLLLYSIMGLSWLFYPIWVFFLSNSATNRARFERRLYYYSVILILVSSIFMLTLVLNRMIERSGADAASSGVTIFFIMLLGSLLGYNYLLGKLRKPIHWDIQSLNLSASSNPLEKPLPGFTYAEQQSIKLKIIDYLVEKSYLDTEFSIDKMAKVLNVSKPVIQQFFKLHFQDSFLKVINSLRIKEACNSLSDEGFDMNIEELALHCGFNSRASFYRNFSQEMGCSPIEFREKSMLKY, via the coding sequence ATGATCTTCTACCTACTGTATTTTGCAATCGTTATTATTTGCACCTTAGGTTTACAAATTAGTAGATATATCCCGAATAAATCGGATACCGACAAGCTAGCGCAGGTATTTTTAATTATCTTATTGATTCATACTATACACGCAGCAATCTTTCGAGATTTATTGCCAGGATTGGTCTATGTCGACCGTACGGCACCTTTTGGACTAATATATGGACCAATACTCTATTTTACCTTCTGTAGTATTGAGCAAAGGAATGTCACAAAGAGGCAAATGCTACTGCATGGAATTCCGTTTATACTCGGTTTGGTGGGGCATCTGGTGTTTATCTCTTCGTATACCTTTCGGATGACTTATAGGATGGAATACTACTTATTGCTGTATAGTATAATGGGACTTTCGTGGCTATTCTATCCAATTTGGGTATTTTTCTTAAGTAATTCTGCAACAAATAGAGCACGCTTTGAGCGAAGACTCTACTACTATAGTGTAATTCTTATTTTGGTATCCTCAATTTTCATGTTGACTTTGGTGCTGAATAGAATGATTGAGCGTTCGGGTGCCGATGCTGCAAGTTCTGGAGTGACGATTTTCTTTATTATGCTTTTGGGTAGCTTATTGGGTTATAATTATTTGCTTGGTAAGTTGCGGAAGCCGATTCACTGGGATATTCAGTCGCTAAATCTGAGCGCCAGCAGCAATCCATTGGAAAAACCATTGCCAGGTTTTACGTATGCCGAACAGCAGAGTATCAAATTAAAGATTATCGATTATTTGGTAGAGAAGTCTTACTTGGATACCGAATTCAGTATTGATAAGATGGCGAAAGTTTTAAACGTCTCTAAGCCAGTTATTCAGCAGTTTTTTAAGCTTCATTTTCAAGATAGCTTCTTGAAAGTTATCAACTCCTTACGCATCAAAGAAGCCTGTAATTCACTTTCTGATGAAGGTTTCGATATGAATATCGAGGAATTGGCTTTACATTGTGGATTCAATTCTCGAGCTTCGTTCTATAGAAATTTTAGTCAGGAGATGGGTTGCTCGCCCATAGAATTCCGCGAAAAGTCGATGTTGAAGTATTAG